The Thalassophryne amazonica chromosome 20, fThaAma1.1, whole genome shotgun sequence sequence TAAAACAAAAGCTGACTGATGAGTGCTGCTGCCAGCAGAATTAGTTACTGCACAGGTCAGCTCATCTGACTGAAGTTACTGTCCTCAGAAGGTGTCcgatgtttaaaatgtaaatagaatGTTGAAAATGATGACTTGAAGTCAGTATTTTGCTTCCCAGATTGCTttagaatgcagaaaaaaagacTATAGATTATTAAAAAAATTTGGTTGGCATGCCTCTGGTTCCCCCCTTGTAGGGGCCACCCAAGTCACAACCCCCCTTCACCTAAAGCTACATCCACCCCTGCTAGTCGTCTATATCTTTTCAAATTGCTCACATTTAATTTGAATAAACTGACATGTGCCTGTCCACATTTGTCTCTGTTCCTCTATTCCAGCTCTTCTTCCTCACTCCATCTCTCACTGTCACTATTCTCTGTtacttgcatcattttttttctctctctctctctcgttaggCTGCGAAGCCTCTCAGGAATCACACTTACagaagcacatgtgcacacagccAAACACCAAATGATTTAATTCACAACACATTTTTTTCTCACCTCCcagtctcactcacacacacacacacacacacacacacacacacacacacacacacacctgcgttTGCAGAGGTGCCTGTTCTCATTCTTGAGCTGGTACAGCTTCTTGGCAAAGACAACGATGAtcatgaagaggaggaggagcacCAGAGAGGACACGCTCACCACCACACACATCACCTGGAACTCTGTGACCATCCAATCACAGCGCATGCCTTTGTTCCAAATGTAGTCCTGCACATTGCACCTGCATGCAGAGATGGGAGGAGAGACAGTGTTCCTTCTCTTTCATTATCAACCTGTCACTTCTCAACCCTccccacaaaaacaaacaaacaaacaaaaaaaaaatcagaagctTTTATGTGAGGCTGTGCCACTGCGCCGTGTCTTTATCTGTGAGCATGTGGGCCAGAATGTAAAATGGTGCAATACAGTGTCCTGAGTTCTGTCCAGCAAAGGAGCGACTCCAGCCCAGGCCTTAATAAGATCAGAGGATCAGGACGTGCATGTGTGACCCAGCATGACACTGTTGGTGTGGCACGTGTGGGTTCAGATGCTGATTATACCAAAAATGTGACAATATAAAGTGTGAGCCTTCAAAAAGGATGCAGTAGTAACCGAATGCCCAAAATAGGACTGTAGTGCTACTATGCATTTGGATGGGCAGAATTTACCAGCCAACTTGTACATTCCAACCCTTATCTCCCACAAATGGAATACAAGCAGAAGAAATGAGATTCAGGAACGGAGCAGTTCGGTACCTGATTAGGATGTCTCCTGGAAAACCTTCCTTGAAGGTTTTCTAGGCACGTCCAACTGAGGAGCAGGAGTAGATCCAGACCAAGCTGCAGGTGTTTTGTATAATACTTACTGATCCCCCAGGAGGAACTGGAGGATTTGGCTGCAGAGGGAGATGACTGTGTTGCCTTatcctgctgccaccatgaccacCTCCCACGTAGGTGGGGAAAAAAATAGATGGAGAGATATTTCCAAATGCATTCAACACAGACTTGCTGTTGGCTATTAAAGAGGTCCTATTGTGCAAAATAGTTTTTTATTTACCTTTACAGAAAATGAAGGtggggtttcatgttaaacatcctcaaagttgCACAGTTCTTTgtatgtgcatgtagaaactACAACGTTGCAAGCAAAATTTTAATCTGAAATGGTTCATTTTAtgattttgtgacatatgtcacagatgaAATCATTTGCATTTTTAACTATTTATAAAAACGACAAGTCTTAAATGGCAGAAAACAAGCATGTGAGTGCTCTACTCACGTTTGATCATTGGACGAAATCCAGTTTTCCAGAAATTCTTAAACGAAATACAATGTTTTCAATAAGGAACTCATCATAAGAGCACTAAATGAATTCAAACCATTTCTCTCCAAACATTAAaactgcatttttaaaattatgaaAGTGTTCTTGCATTACTTACAATCAGTGGTGTAAGACGTACTCAGATATTTTGCTTAGGTAAGTGTAGTAATACCACAGTGTAGAAATGCTCTGTTCCAAGTCCTACATCAAGAAGGATACTTCAGAaaaagcacatttttttttccatcaaattaTAGTTGAAATatcaaaaataaaagtgttaAATTGCAAAATACCCCATTTCTTAATCATCTGTTACATTACTGGATCATATTTAGTGGTTAGCGGGCTTTTCTCTAACACAGAAGACCCCTGGTTCAACGCGAGCAGTACTCCATTCttcatgtacatctggagttgcatccagcataaaaaaaaaactgcaccaaatcaacatgtagatcaataacacatctgctgtggtgaccgtgATCAAAAATTGCGGAAGCCAAAGAAATTAGTACACTTGACAAATGTAGTGCATCACCTTCAACAACACTCTGCATCATATGTTCATTGGCTCAAGGTATTTTCAAAAAGGTTCTTACCAAAACACATTTAACTGTCATGTCATTACCGTGCATTGATATTATAGGGTTCAACACAGCTAACTTTGCTGGCTAGCTACCTCACTGCATAGCCATGTCTCTCTAATATATTCTgtataattttcaagcaaaattAAACGCTGGAATGTAATCATGACTGGCTATAAATTTTGATCTGCTAATCGTTAGCTGCGTGTACATTGGTAAACTAGCTGACAGGTAGCTGGCTGCATTGCTAGAAATCAAAGAAGTTCCATCTATTTTTGGTTTCTTAAAATCTTTGAATGTATAGACACTGACACCACAGATGAGATAAGAAAAAAGTTGGAAAATGTAACATATAAAAGCAAGTCAAGGTCACTGAACCAGTGTTTGTATTGATAAGGATTGATtctattaattacttttattccaAATCCCCACTCTTTCTGAATTAATCAGGTAGTGTTTTTCACCATGGTCTGCAGTGCTTATTGTTTAATGTGTCCATGTAGAAAGGATGCCTTGTTTATGTCATGAAGTGTTGGAACTAGTACGACATCTAGTGGCAGAGTAATTATTTATAGCACCTTGAAGAATTACATTTTGGGGTGTTAATCTGTATCTACAAACTAATAACAACTAAAGCTGCCAGATAAATGTAGTGGAGTTTATTTCCCCAGAGATGTAATGGAGTAGAAGTATAAAATATCAGAAAATAAAAATACTCAAGAACAAGTACTTCAAATTGTACTTAACTGCAGTATTTGAGTAAATGTTGTTAGTTGCATTCCATCCCTGCTTATAACATATATTGCTCGTTTCTACCTATATGTAACATCCGTAGAGAACAAACTGACTGGAGCAAACATCTAAGACTGATTTGAGATTAACATAATCCATCATAGCTAGAAAAAAATACACCATGCTGGCAGTATTTCTCCAGGTACCACTGGATGGACAGCTAACATGCCAGTGTTTGCAAAGTAAGTTTATTTCTTTGTCATTTTGAGCATAATTCGCAGTTGCCCCTTTGGCTCTTATTTGTTCCTTCCTACACTAACATTTCCAAAGAAGATATTTTGTAAAACAGAGCAATCACCAAATATTGAGAAGAACATTTGGAGACTTGATTGATAATATTTTGATTTGAGTTAGGTTGTATTAGAAAAGAATGTACCCTTTAAATAATTATACTTGATAACCTTTGAAGACTGTTTCTTGCACATTTTAAATGGTTTTCAGACACACGTCGAAGTATCATTAGCGTTGTGATCTTTGCACCGTGTATGTAGTGTTGCAGCGTGTTGTTGCActcagattgtgtgtgtgtgtgtatgtgttcttTCTTACTCAGCACGTACGATGAGCTGACCAACAGTTAATCCTCCAAACCctcagcgaggctgcagcacaggaCAGATGGTTCCACCAAGATGTGGCATATGTGCATGTGTACACCAAGTGCATGTGCATATCATCTTCCTTAAACTATCTAAGTGTGTTCACTGTGTCTCCAACATGTGCATGTtttacacccccccctccccaaaacGGATCTAATCTTCTGGTCGCCCCACTGTGACCTTAATGAACTCTCACGACACGCTTCTGTCCGTGCGCATCAAAGTGTTTTTTGCGTTGGACAAATATGACAGAAGACAAATgtgttctgatttttttttttttatgatccgTTTGCATCTGCACGACTGCACTTTGTATTTCTCACCTGCAGAAGGCTCCTATTCCTGCTGCCACCGTGCAGACGCCACCATTCAAGCAGAAATTGGGTTCAACTTCACACTGAGGGACACAAACTCCAGGCCCAGAGAGCACAAATCCAAGTCTGCATCCATCTGGCCCTGTGGCTCCGCCTACACTCAGCCCCTCACCCTTGTCTGGCCCTGGGATTGGAGGAGCCGGTAAGGGAGCTTTACTGTTGACGTTAGGCCTTGACTTGTTCGGgattggaggagcagcagccagcAGTGGATTCTCATCCTCCATGTCAGCCGGCGGTAAAGGAGTCGGTTCTGGTTCTGGGGTCGTGTCAAAGGCAGAAAGGTCATCGTCAGGTGACAGGTAGTCGTAAAAGTCGGAAAGCTTCCATGTAGCAGGGTCTCCTGCTTTTTGCTTCTGGGCTTTCGGGGCTTTGGCCCAATCCAGAGCTCCGTTAGAGGGCACAACGTCTGGGGCGGGGCTGTGGAACTCCacggtgatgatgtcatcagacaAGGGGTTACCTGGCTGGTCTGGTCCTGCCCCTCCAGCAGTGAGCTCCTCCCCCACAGGCGGGTCCTCCTCTATAACATTGAGGTGTTTACGAGAGTAATGGCGTTTTGGGCTGAGGGGGAGCCTCGCTCCCATTCCGAGCCTCGCTCCGATCAGGTGGTCGCGCTCTGCGGATTCATCGCTGAGCACCATCCTCGTGCTCGCGGCCTCCTTGTTCACTGACGAGTGGTTGTGGTGATGATGTCGCTTGGTCAGTGAATGTCTGCCTGTTAATcaaacccacaaaaaaaaaaaagatttaatatCATCAC is a genomic window containing:
- the LOC117501542 gene encoding chondroitin sulfate proteoglycan 5-like isoform X1 — its product is MARRDARLGTWRLLLTILAVILPLSTHGRHSLTKRHHHHNHSSVNKEAASTRMVLSDESAERDHLIGARLGMGARLPLSPKRHYSRKHLNVIEEDPPVGEELTAGGAGPDQPGNPLSDDIITVEFHSPAPDVVPSNGALDWAKAPKAQKQKAGDPATWKLSDFYDYLSPDDDLSAFDTTPEPEPTPLPPADMEDENPLLAAAPPIPNKSRPNVNSKAPLPAPPIPGPDKGEGLSVGGATGPDGCRLGFVLSGPGVCVPQCEVEPNFCLNGGVCTVAAGIGAFCRCNVQDYIWNKGMRCDWMVTEFQVMCVVVSVSSLVLLLLFMIIVVFAKKLYQLKNENRHLCKRSKFQPQSSEPQTDDLSVSTTADGSQPNVRKLCDTPPSAPQAHTQNLAYYDNIICQDEPQKKEEPEKSPQAKEEGSMNILNSHSPQNENNRPTTVAQDHDNTPNNTEENAEDGATLGLEVLLPKDAKLHPQTSPPLQYDKLADSEDPASVSSSAFSSHAITPPTATSSNHPKSPKTQKLSTASESPRSPKDAQDAPRVDCDPDHQSSLSCHSVHHSIPANPSSSTPPSLRRPKGHPASGFFGSGGHIYPSPSSPHLGQPPPSPSRVKCSPVSTRSLPPLS
- the LOC117501542 gene encoding chondroitin sulfate proteoglycan 5-like isoform X2, translated to MARRDARLGTWRLLLTILAVILPLSTHGRHSLTKRHHHHNHSSVNKEAASTRMVLSDESAERDHLIGARLGMGARLPLSPKRHYSRKHLNVIEEDPPVGEELTAGGAGPDQPGNPLSDDIITVEFHSPAPDVVPSNGALDWAKAPKAQKQKAGDPATWKLSDFYDYLSPDDDLSAFDTTPEPEPTPLPPADMEDENPLLAAAPPIPNKSRPNVNSKAPLPAPPIPGPDKGEGLSVGGATGPDGCRLGFVLSGPGVCVPQCEVEPNFCLNGGVCTVAAGIGAFCRCNVQDYIWNKGMRCDWMVTEFQVMCVVVSVSSLVLLLLFMIIVVFAKKLYQLKNENRHLCKRSKFQPQSSEPQTDDLSVSTTADGSQPNDEPQKKEEPEKSPQAKEEGSMNILNSHSPQNENNRPTTVAQDHDNTPNNTEENAEDGATLGLEVLLPKDAKLHPQTSPPLQYDKLADSEDPASVSSSAFSSHAITPPTATSSNHPKSPKTQKLSTASESPRSPKDAQDAPRVDCDPDHQSSLSCHSVHHSIPANPSSSTPPSLRRPKGHPASGFFGSGGHIYPSPSSPHLGQPPPSPSRVKCSPVSTRSLPPLS